The segment AAACGCTCAAGACCAAACTTGGTTGTTCCATATTTTCTAGCTTGGTGGGCAACTGATTTTTCACCAATTTTCCCGAAACCATTCCATTTAGCGATAACTGGAATATACCTATGCATTTCACCATACACCTCAATCACTTTCACCACATCTTTTTTGTAGGCTTTTAGTCCACAATTGAAGTCATGCAGTTGTATATCGGAAACAGCTCTTGTAGCGGCATTGAAAAGCTTTGTAGGAAGTGTTTTTGTAATAGGATCGTATCGTTTTTCCTTCCAGCCTGATACTAAATCATAGCCATCTTCCAAGATCATTCTACGAAGTTCTGGGATTTCATCAGGGCTATCTTGAAGGTCAGCATCCATAGTAATTACTACTTCTCCTTCTACTTCTTGAAAACCCATTTGAAGGGCTGCAGATTTACCGTAGTTTCTAAGAAAACGTAAACCTTTTACCCAAGGAAATTTCTTCTTTAATTCCTGAATCACTTCCCATGAATTATCTGTACTTCCGTCATCAACAAGACAAACTTCTCCATTGATGTTTTCTTGTTCAAAAACTCTATTGATCCATTCTACCAACTCAGGTAAAGATTCTGCTTCATTGAGCAGTGGTACCACAACGGATACATCTATTTTATTTTTTTCAGTCATGAACTGATGATTTATTTCTAGAAATTATATCCATCTTTTCCTACTTCTTGTTTCATAAAGTAAGAAATGGCTAATGCTAGTAGAAAACCTAAGAAGGTATATAAAACAACACTCAATAAATAGGGAATAGGAGTAAGTGCCAACCATTGTGATAATTCTATGGCTTGGTCAATTTGTTCATCAGTTAATTGAGGTTGCTTTTCTAGTTCTACTCTTGTTTGTTCTATGGCTTGCATAATGGCAGAATCATCAAGGAATTTTACATATAAGTAATTTAAAACTCCAGTGATTAATGCTCCGATAAAAGAAAGTAAAGTACCTAACTTTACTCCATCTTTGTAGTTTAAATATCCTCCACTATGAAATTTATATTCTCTGTAAGCAAAAAATGTTGCTGTAACAATCACTAATATATTTAAGTATTGTAGAAACGGATCTTGTGTTTTTCCAAGTGTGGAAAGAAGTACACTATATCCAAAACTAAATACACCAACGATAGCCCCGTATTTAATGGCAAACGTTCTTTTTTGTGGTAGTTCGTTCATATCGAGTTGCAAATTTTTATAAAAATAGGCATTAGAATTGATTAAGACAGTAACTTTTTCAACTCATTCAACTTTAACATAGCATCGAGTGGAGTCATTGTGTTAATATCCAATGCTTCCATCTCTTCTTTGAGTTTCTTAGCTACAGGATCTGCTGCACCATCAAAGATAGAAAGTTGATAATTTTCTTTTGGTACTTCTTTAATCGCCTCTTTATTTTTTTCTTTCCTCTTATCTTTTTCAAGATGATCAAGAATATCTTCTGATCTCCTTACTACTGATTGAGGCATACCAGCCAATTGGGCAACATGAATACCAAAACTATGTTCACTTCCTCCTTCCTTTAATTTTCTGAGGAAAATAATTTTCTTTTGATATTCTTTTACTGATACATTAAAATTTTTGATGCGAGGGAAGTCTTCTGCCAACTCATTTAACTCATGGTAATGTGTAGCAAATAAAGTTTTTGCCTTTGCTTTTTTATGGTTATGTAGGTATTCTACAATAGCCCAAGCAATAGAAACACCATCATACGTACTGGTACCTCTACCAATTTCATCCATTAGCACTAAGCTTCGGTCAGAGATATTATTCAAGATACTTGCAGTTTCCGTCATCTCGACCATAAATGTCGATTCACCTTTCGATAAGTTATCCGAAGCACCAACTCTGGTAAATACTTTATCAACGATACCTACTTGTGCCGACTTTGCAGGAACAAATGACCCCATTTGAGCCATTAACACAATTAAGGCAGTTTGTCTTAATAAGGCGGACTTACCCGACATGTTGGGACCTGTAATGACCATAATTTGTTGCTCCTGAGTATCTAAATAAACATCATTA is part of the Flammeovirga agarivorans genome and harbors:
- a CDS encoding glycosyltransferase family 2 protein, translating into MTEKNKIDVSVVVPLLNEAESLPELVEWINRVFEQENINGEVCLVDDGSTDNSWEVIQELKKKFPWVKGLRFLRNYGKSAALQMGFQEVEGEVVITMDADLQDSPDEIPELRRMILEDGYDLVSGWKEKRYDPITKTLPTKLFNAATRAVSDIQLHDFNCGLKAYKKDVVKVIEVYGEMHRYIPVIAKWNGFGKIGEKSVAHQARKYGTTKFGLERFVNGFLDLMSITFVSKFKKAPMHFFGSLGSVSFLTGTIAALWLILEKVYLSINNLPIQREVTEQPLFYLALTAVVIGSQMFMTGFIAEMVSLNQSNRNDYHIKDRID
- a CDS encoding DUF4199 domain-containing protein, with amino-acid sequence MNELPQKRTFAIKYGAIVGVFSFGYSVLLSTLGKTQDPFLQYLNILVIVTATFFAYREYKFHSGGYLNYKDGVKLGTLLSFIGALITGVLNYLYVKFLDDSAIMQAIEQTRVELEKQPQLTDEQIDQAIELSQWLALTPIPYLLSVVLYTFLGFLLALAISYFMKQEVGKDGYNF